A section of the Amblyomma americanum isolate KBUSLIRL-KWMA chromosome 2, ASM5285725v1, whole genome shotgun sequence genome encodes:
- the LOC144119733 gene encoding serine/threonine-protein kinase PLK1-like — protein MASTVPTSSATSNDAPEVLVDRRSKKEYILGKLLGKGGFGECYEVVDQKTSQHFAAKIVPKTLLVKSFYKTKITQEIQIQKALDHNHNIRFHSCFEDGSNVYIILELCSRQSLFEMHRRRKMLTEGEARYFIRQLLPACRYLREQRVVHWDLKLGNLLLNEGMKLKVADFGLATRIGFEGERRKTLCGTPNYIAPEVLSKKRHRFEVDVWSMGCILYTMLVVHPPFAALTVQETYVRIKKNEYLFPSTVGSLARALIWWLLQHEPGKRHSIDVIREDAFITGGPLPSHLPTPCLVIAPRFDDPSTKVTTGGRSPLLEINEERYILHQELEVKVTTVKKREELQKIAAIGGIP, from the exons ATGGCTTCCACCGTCCCGACGAGTTCTGCCACCAGCAACGACGCCCCAGAGGTCCTCGTGGACAGAAGGTCGAAGAAGGAATACATCCTAGGCAAATTGCTGGGAAAG GGAGGCTTTGGCGAATGCTACGAAGTTGTGGACCAGAAAACGAGTCAGCATTTCGCAGCGAAGATAGTTCCTAAGACACTCCTAGTGAAGTCTTTCTATAAAACAAAG ATCACCCAGGAGATCCAAATCCAAAAGGCTCTTGACCACAATCACAATATCCGCTTCCACAGCTGCTTCGAGGATGGGAGCAATGTTTACATCATCCTTGAGCTGTGTAGCAGACAG TCTCTCTTCGAAATGCACCGGCGCCGGAAGATGCTGACAGAGGGCGAGGCGAGGTACTTCATCCGGCAGCTTCTACCCGCCTGCCGATACCTGAGGGAGCAGCGGGTGGTCCACTGGGACCTCAAGTTAGGAAACCTGCTGCTCAACGAGGGTATGAAGCTCAAGGTGGCGGACTTCGGTCTCGCCACCCGCATTGGTTTTGAGGGAGAGCGCAGGAAGACCCTGTGCGGAACGCCCAACTACATCGCCCCGGAGGTCTTATCGAAAAAGCGGCACCGCTTCGAAGTGGACGTCTGGTCGATGGGATGCATCCT GTACACAATGCTTGTGGTACACCCTCCATTTGCGGCTCTCACCGTGCAGGAAACCTACGTGCGCATAAAGAAAAACGAGTACCTCTTCCCTTCGACAGTTGGCTCCCTTGCGCGTGCCCTCATTTGGTGGTTGCTTCAGCATGAGCCAGGAAAGAGGCATAGCATCGACGTCATCCGGGAAGATGCTTTCATTACCGGTG GGCCTCTGCCTTCACACCTTCCTACGCCCTGCCTGGTGATAGCACCGCGGTTTGACGACCCTAGTACCAAAGTGACCACTGGCGGCCGTTCTCCTCTATTGGAAATAAACGAAGAACGTT ACATCCTTCATCAAG AGCTGGAGGTCAAGGTCACCACTGTGAAGAAGCGAGAAGAACTGCAAAAAATAGCGGCCATTGGTGgcattccatga